The DNA sequence tctctctctctctctctctctctctctctctctctctctctctctctctctctctctctctctctctctctctctctctctctctatatatatatatatatatatatatatatatatatagatagatagatagatagataaatagatagattacataagtatatattctctctctttctgcaggCAGCCATCAAAGAGAAGTACGGTATTCCTGCTCACAAAACTGAGAGTGTACCTCCATTACCAGCCGTCCTTCTACCATCTGCACGTCCACTTCTCTGCCCTCTCCTTTGAGGCTCCAGGTGAGAGACTTCTGCCTATGCTCTCAGAGGACAGTGCATCTTAAAAACTCCACATTGTCTTCATTGGACTCTCATTCccattgctttctttctttgaaGGTTATTTGCatccttttcactttctttggAGATTATTTGCATCCTTTTGTCCCTCAATAAGTTACCGTAATCCATAATGCAGGGAAGACAACTGAACATATCATGATGTTGATGAAAATCTTGGAAAATTCCTCACATTACAACAAATGTacagtcttgttgttgttattaccatGATTATTGTATATAATATTTTTACATGTAATccagacttgaaaaaaataacagcatatAAAGCTGAGTGCTGGAATAGATTGCAGAGTCTAGATatgaatgtatatttttttttgtgtggataTATTTCTTACATATTTTAATTCTCAGGGACCTGGGCAGGGAAAGCTCACTTGCTTTCCTCTGTCATCAGCAACATTGAGACCTGTTCAGACCACTACCAGAAAGTAACACTTCCATACACTCTCAAGGATAATGCACCACTGAGTGCCATGTTTAAAGCCCATGGTAAGAAATAGTCTTGTCTTTTCATTCCCTCATTACTTGCCATTGTTGGTGAATATGATCTTTCAGTCTCATGACTTAAGCCAGGCTCTGAGTTTGCATGTTACTAGTGAAACTGTAATACTTGTGTAAGTCTTGAATGTATCAGTAGAAAAATTATCCAGCATGATAATACATAATTACAGTATGCAAAATCAGACATTATGATTCAGGAAAGCTGAATTAAAAATATTTTACATGTACAAGGAAAAACCTATCCAgtgtttcaatatatatatatatatatatatatatatatatatatatatatatatatatatatatatatatatatatatatatatatatatatatatatatatatatatatatatatatatattattatttttttttttttttatataaattccAAACACAGATTCATCAGTTGCCTTTCATTTTTCAGGCTACTTCTCTGAATAACAACTGTAAGTTTGCGGCACTACTGacttcattttgtatttttctatttggttgTTCTATGTGTAAGTGTGATTTTGTCCTGTGGGCAGAACCTTGCTGCTTGTGTGTGCAGAGGTGATGTCATGTTTTCAGAACCAGGATTACCTGCACACTGAAAATAAAGtataagaaaaatggaaattacTGAGCATTGATGATTTTTACATTTGTAATagattcatatatttatttatcttatttttatggATTTATTATTCAGTATATTGTATGTTTCTGAATGGTCTTTttggataataataatttttacatAGGAAGACTTCTTTTTGAAGATGTCAGAAGAATGGGAAAAGTATGTTGAAATGATGTGTACCTATAGCATCATTGATAAAGCATCGTGAGGAAAGAATGTGTGGTAAAACTGTGAGTATGCATATCTGTAGCAAACTCTTTCATTGTTGACATGTTCTTAGTGATTAGAAACTTGCACATTTAGAACATGTTTGTTATAGTGAAAAGTCCAGATCTGCATAAGTTGAGCCACAGGTTTGTATATTGTAATTATGAGGTAAGTTGCACAAAttgtgaagagaaagaatgaaaattgaCAAGGAAAAACCATGCACAAGGAGTAGGATAGAGCTAGTGTGGGTCGGGTGCCTTGGGATGGTGAAAGGAAGGGTGGAATCACTACTTTGGGGAATGTAGTAGGATAACTAAACAAGGAAAGGCAAAAATAAAAGCTTGTGCAATAATTTTTGCTTatacatcattattttttttagttatgtaTCATAGTCTTAAAATAACCATGACAGTAAAAAATTGCTAGCCAGATAATTGAAGACATTCTTGTTGAAAGCCCAGAACTGATAGCCAGATAACTAAATAAGCATTGTTTTTGCCCATTTCTCTGCAAAATAAAGAATGGgctttattgctttttttcatttatttatttttttttactacaccTGAGTGCCCTTTGCACCTATGATTGTTTGTcataatttcctcttttcctttatttttcagtaaatataaaattttgttgatttatttttatttttcccactTTGTTCCCCTGTTTAGTAAGTTGTGGGCTGTCACAACATGTTCCCTTGTTTAGTAAGCTGTGGGCTGTCACAACAGAGGTGCACTATCAAATGAGACAGTAGTTCAAATTATGGTTTTAAGACTGATGTTGAGACTACTGTTTATAGGAAAAATTTAACATTGCAAACATAATTGACATGTGAACATACACTATACATGTGTACTTTGATATCTGGTTCAGCTTTTCTTTAGTCTGgcctgcgctctctctctctctctctctctctctgtaatgagACAATGGTgaattatttattgtattttttttctggggaaaaataagtaaataaatagagtaaTTAGAGAAAAGCCAGAGAGGAGTATGGGGTGTGAAGTCTGTCCACATCAGGAAACGTTGTTCGAAACAATGCTTGCGAACAGTTTTCAAACATTTGAGAAATATTTTGGAAAAATATTTGGAAATGTTTTAGAAACATCCATTTATCcactatccatccatccactcacccatccatctttccatccattcatccacccatccataaAAATTGTTTGCAATCAACTGAAAAACAAGAGTGCTCCCTGTCTTGGGCCTAGCATCTTAGGTTGAAGGAGACAACAGTGTGTCTCCTGCCCCCCAGCAACCACCAGAGCAGGATTGGGACCACCTGACAGTGTCCATACTGCTCAGTTTTGGCTTAATGTGGAAAAGCAGGATGGTGGTGAACTGACTGAcagggtgagtgaatgagtgaacacAATACTTTAGAGGTGCCTTTAGGAAGGCAAAATTTTCCTCAACAGAGTGGCTGCAAAATAAAGAAGGGTGGCCAAAATATGAACTGACATGGGTTACATATACATCTTTATGCTATAACATTGGAGAAGCTTTATTTTGTAAATAACTTTTGTAAGTATCTTTGTACAATTATCTGCTTACATGTATCAGCATTAAACATGTAAGActatttgtacatttttttaacAAAGACATTCTGAGGAAAATAATATACTACAAATATAGAAGGATGCAATGTTTGGATGAATGAAATAAGATAATTCTGTTCAAGGTTAGGACAACATCCAGCCTTTGTGATCATCTCAGTCTAGGAATactaacataacacacacatgaCAGAATCAGTAAATGAGATGTAATGGTAAACTAACAGCTACTGCTACTGACAAGAGATCTTCTAGTAATtgaatcaataaataataatacactaaTTCAAATATGCTATAAGTTCTTCCCATGACAGTGATGATGTCTTGCATCATTTAGCCTTTGGTAGGTCTCCTCAGTCAGGGTATTGAGGGTTTCAACAGGGAACCATTTGTTCCTTGGGTCCTCTGGAGTGAAGGGATCTTTGGTCTGTACATCTATGTAGTCGAGGGGTGAGGGCAGCACCAAGCGGTGGGCATGGAGGAACATGCGGTAAGGCCACATGTCCCGTCGGTTGGAGTATGAAAAATCCCCAACAATGGTGTGTCCCAGGTGAGATAGATGGAGCCGCAGCTGGTGGCGCCGCCCTGTGGAAGGCTTGAGCAGAACTTTGGTGGCTGGATAATCTAGAtagtggaggagtgagaggaatcAATGTGAATGACTAAACCATGCCaccaagtagaaaaaaaaaaaaaatgtgagctAGAGGACACCATGGTTATATTATGAGAGtgtgtggaaagaaagaaaattagtcAAAAACTAAGGAATGGTACACTATGTAGTGGGTAATATATAATAATGTACACCTATGTATTAAATGAATACTGtggttataaaaaaataaagacagaataCATAAGTAtatgaaatgaacaaaaataaaggtTGGAAGACAGTGGCAGACACTCACCACCATAGAGGCCACGCTGGAGCACCAGGAGGCGAGTGTGGGCCACCTTGCAAGGCCCCACATAAGGATTCTGGGCTGTGGCCATCTTGATTTTGTGCCATTCTGGTCGCATGTCATCTCCTGGGCAAACATGGATGGGAATAAACATGGGATGTATAGTGGAAATATGATAAAGGCAAAGatcatgaaatatataaaatatatactaCAGCTGTATACTATACACCCTCACttctacaaaacactcaaaacttcTTTCTATACATGTATCAATCACCACTATATGgtgatatatacatatatatatatatatatatatatatatatatatatatatatatatatatatatatatatatatatatatatatatatatatatatatatatatatatccacttaACATACCTACATGCATACACAAATGTCAAAGAGTATGATAATCTCTATCCTTTCTCACCTATAGGCAAAGAAATATCCAACATCTCCTGGGACAGGTGACCACGAACCAGTGCCAGGTAATACTTATCCACCTCTCCCTTGGTGAAGCACTTAGTGACGGCCTTAGCAGCAGGCTTGCTGAGAGAGATACACAGGAGGCCACTGGTGGCAAAATCCAGGCGATGAGAGAACCTGAACTCGTGTCCCAGTTGCTTGTCAGCCAGGTGGGGGAAGAGATGCCTCAGCTGGGCCTGGACTGTCAGCTGCAGATACCAAAAGGACACAGGTACAGTTCCATTGATAAAATGATAAGCTGCAAAGGACAGATGTGAAACTTACtatgaaataaaaggacattaggtACAGTTCCAAGGATAAAATTacaactgaaaatatacatataaaaataaaaatacattatcAAGCTATGCTACAAAGGACAGATGTGAAACTTATTATAAAAATCCATTTCATGGCATTATGAGATTTTATGGAGGACTCACCTCATCGGGGTCATTGCTGTTTATGAGAAGGTCATAACGCTTGTTGAGCACAATGTAGTGTGGACTGTGGTGGAGGATCTAGGGAGAAGAGCACAGTCTAATTTACTAGGAGAAACAGGACACAAATCTGTTTTGCAAGGCATCTTAGGTGTCAGCGTAGTATTTGAAGGTGTGTGCACTCCTTTGAATCTGAGACTGATGCAAAACTAGACATGAAGAAGATATATGGTAGAATTATTGTTTCTGTGTAAGGCATAAATCTTAAGAAAATATGTTTATTTTAACTTGACAGGTGCCAGGGATACACACATGAGCcttaacaaaataaagaaaaataaattaattaaaaatatgaataaaatggatgaaaataatTTACTCTGCCATGAAATATAAGCAGTGGGTGACAGGcctatctttccttcactctttccatGATGCTGATGTGCGAACTTGTACAAAGTTTGCAACAAATAATATTAAAAGTTTAAAAAGACAAGTAGTTACCAGTTAATCAGCCACTCCCATTTCTATAACAGATACTTTTTACAATTATCAAGAGCAAATCCTTCATTACAAATGTTAAATATGAGATTTTTAAACTGATATttacagacaagaaaaaaaaaaaaagtaaattcagTCATCCCTCACCTCAATGTCATCTATGGTTGCAGGAAGACTGTGGCCGAGCTTGTACCTCACGAGGAAGCACAGCTTCAGCAGGGCCCTGCCAGCCATGCGGTGCAGCATGGCACCCACCGCCCTCTCTGCCATCATTGCCACCATCGCCTTCCACCACAACATTCACCTGTACAaggaagactttttttttttgttttgttttttactctGGAAAGTAAATATTGCATGTTTtgaggattaggttaggttaatgtccttAAGAGTGGTCCACAAGGGGGCAAAGGACTCCGGTTAATTAAATAAGATTAGATTAGGCTAGAAATTTCTCATTTTCAAAATATGATGTCTCATCCTTAGACTTTTTTTCACCAATGTCCAAATTTGGCTTCCCCTACCTTAAacccctttttttcctacaaggtccccaagcttgttggggacagggaaggagaagaacaaaacAGGATATATTATGTTAAACTGCAATTTTACCAGTTTTGAATAACATAGCAGGAAtatggggggggggaggaagacCCCTAATTAGCAAGATACGTGACTTCAAAATGTTAGGATATCGTAGCAAGGGGTATGCGGGGTGGATATTCTCTGATTGTTGACTATTTTTAGGGATCTGCAAAGGCTATGTTGTTCTCCTTAGACTTCTGTGGTCTCAAATTTGGTCTATTTTGGCCTCCGCCACCCTAAAACCCCGCTTTTCCCACCAGGTCCTAAGCTTGCTTGTTCTGCATAAGGGAGCACTATTGGTAAAATTTACCGGTCACTATATAAAGCTGGTCATGAGTGTGAATTCTACGCAGTCtgaataaaatattacacacacatacacagaacgATTGGGTGAGGAGGATGTCCATGCATCATACAAGATCTGCCATGTGTATGCATTCGGGGTTTTTGCAGCTTCACATATGTTCTTAATTCAGATGCATTACTTTCggctttattcttttctcttccatctcttagTATGTTCTTTTCAATACCAAATTTGCATTAAAAACATACAACCGCTCAACTGAAATAAAATCAACAATCGACACTCAACTCACCATATCATTAATATTAAAGAGGAGAGCAAGAATGAGTTTTTTCCTCCAAAATCCCGCACGCCTCACGAGCCACGAACAGGAACAGCTGATCCTCTCAACATGATCAGCTGATTCCCAAAACAACGTGCTCTTGTTTTGAAGCGCTCTCGGCTctgaaggatatatatatatatatatatatatatatatatatatatatatatatatatatatatatatatatatatatatatatatatatatatatatatatatatatatatatatatatatatatatatatatatatatatatttataaggtTGCATTTTTCTATCGCTAATTACACTTACAAAACTTCATTTGTACAAATGTTACATCTTCAATCACTTCTACAATAAGCCCtcctttgtatttgtttatagATATTATCATCTTATTGTCGTTAGGTTATTGCTAATATTtcatatattgttatttttttattccaggtATTGCAGTAGTGATCTTTCTGTCCTTCATTTCGTCGCGCCTCTCCTCAGATCGCACATGGGCGCTCCTCGTGTTGCTGCTACTGTCCTTCATATTTCgcgttcttgttctcctttattCCCTAGTCGTTCCTGCTACTCTCCACCACTCGCGTTCCTGctaccttccttcaccctcccacCTTTCTATTATTCTCCTTTAATCCTCCTTCACCGCTCGTGTtcctacttctctcctctcgCCCCTCGCTTTCGGGCTGCTGTCCTCCGTACCCACGCCATCATGACTGATTGTTCCTCCATTTCTACTTTACGTACTTCCACACAAGGAGGTAGGCGAtacttttatttgttaatttttcagTGCCCTGCAAATCCGTTTATAATTCAATATTATGCCATAGAATCCATTATTATGAGTAGTAGTATGATTCCTGTTCAGTAAAAATCGTTTTGGAAAATttaatgaaagggagaaagttGAAAGGTTCTTACTTTTTTGTGTGATATCTCGTTAACACTCATGGgtgcctccctcccatcccGGACAGAGGACAGCTTCCACGACGCGGCAGGCAATCCTAACACCTTCGTCAAGCCCCTGAGGGCGGCGGCTGAGCTGGAGGGGCTGGCTAAAtacggtaagagagagagagagagagagagagtactttttGCATTGCTAGTTTAATGTGTATTGTGACTAGATAGCAACTGAGAGAGTATGGGATAGACTAGGAGAGGCAGGAATAGGCTGAAAGAGGCAGTGATAgactgggagaggcagggataGATTAAGAGATGCAGAAACAAACTGAGAAAGGTTCTGATAGAATGGGAGAGGCTCTGATAAAATAGGAGAGCCTGGGATAGACTGAGAGAGGTTATTCTGATGGCATGGGAGCAGCTGGGATAGACTGAgagtggctgggagaggctgggatagaCTGAGAGGCGCTGGGAAAAGCTGGGATAGTAACGTATAGGGTAGTGTAGTACGTGTCCCTTCCTACAGCTACCGGGGATGTGAGACGCAACGAAGAGGCGAGGAAAACCATGGGCATCTACTCTTCTGAGAGCGAGGCGGCTGCAGACTCCTGTGACTCCAACGTCTCCCTCGTCGTGCAATGCAGCGACGTGAGTGTCATTTGTTTCCTGATTCTTACCCTGTTGCgtt is a window from the Scylla paramamosain isolate STU-SP2022 chromosome 11, ASM3559412v1, whole genome shotgun sequence genome containing:
- the LOC135104701 gene encoding uncharacterized protein LOC135104701 yields the protein MGAPRVAATVLHISRSCSPLFPSRSCYSPPLAFLLPSFTLPPFYYSPLILLHRSCSYFSPLAPRFRAAVLRTHAIMTDCSSISTLRTSTQGEDSFHDAAGNPNTFVKPLRAAAELEGLAKYATGDVRRNEEARKTMGIYSSESEAAADSCDSNVSLVVQCSDQSAESSLLEAIERKEREEMYRVTTPHRRKEPPSKRRHVVKSPLRKTKTRKPREVSATTTKRRLAARLKLYAIMHNEGVGSREEGGPRPSAKRKRSSESEEEEYEETEEEYYKQEAGKGNH
- the LOC135105117 gene encoding RNA pseudouridylate synthase domain-containing protein 1-like: MLWWKAMVAMMAERAVGAMLHRMAGRALLKLCFLVRYKLGHSLPATIDDIEILHHSPHYIVLNKRYDLLINSNDPDELTVQAQLRHLFPHLADKQLGHEFRFSHRLDFATSGLLCISLSKPAAKAVTKCFTKGEVDKYYLALVRGHLSQEMLDISLPIGDDMRPEWHKIKMATAQNPYVGPCKVAHTRLLVLQRGLYGDYPATKVLLKPSTGRRHQLRLHLSHLGHTIVGDFSYSNRRDMWPYRMFLHAHRLVLPSPLDYIDVQTKDPFTPEDPRNKWFPVETLNTLTEETYQRLNDARHHHCHGKNL